DNA from Brassica napus cultivar Da-Ae chromosome C4, Da-Ae, whole genome shotgun sequence:
TTCCAAACATGGTCTAGTAAATGTTTTTGGTTCCGACCAATACGATAGCATATTAGTGATAGTCCTTTTACTAGCTAACTTATCATACCGTAGCACCAGCGGGACAGCTGTTGTTGGAGGAGGCCTTGCAAGCCCACAACGAAGGTCCCTTAGCGTCGAAAGAACCACCGATAACAGAAACTCCAGTGACTCTTTCAAAGCTGAACCATGTTTCTTCTCGCCCAAGAAAGTTATAGTCCCCCGAACCAACAAGAGTCCCATCGATCCTGAAAACAATATCAAGGCTCTTGCAACTTTCACCGCTGAAACGAACAGGGCTAACAAGATATCGTCCTTTGGATACGTATATAACCGCAGCCTCCGTCGAACTACACGCTGCATCCCATGCCTTGGCAAAAGCTGCAGCTGAGTCAACAATACCGTTAGGTTTAGCTCCGAAGCTCAGCACATTGAAGTGTTTTGTCGCGTGAGATTGTATTGGCAAAGACGAGAAGATTGTTGTTGACATAAGTAAATAAGCGAACATAATCGTACATTGGAACTTCTCCATCTTGCTTTTTGTGTTAGTATTTGATGTAACGAAATGAAAGAAACTCCTTATTGGGTACGTAAATTGAAGTTGAAAAGGGAATAaaattgtgacacccgtcacctccTATATGAAGGACAGCGTGTCACCCCCGACGCGTCATCATACAACAATGTGACACCCGTCTCCCTGACACTAAGGACGACGGGCCACCAACAATATCCCGTAatataaaagcccataaacccgaCAACTCTCACCCATGCCCAAATAAAATCCGAAAGAAAAGTCCAGTAGCACCAAGTCCGTCCAAATATCACATACTTGtttgtctcacctgaaagggggaagagtgaggggtgagcgacaggggaatcgctcagtgaggtatgggatgccaccccgaagtccatggacccggacatagcactccgaataaatataatttaattctaatgcatgtcaaacacagtacctaaagtactcaagcaacaaacaatggtcctagcgaggtgcacactcgccgcccactaacaggccaaaacactaccgaaaaggtgctcggttcatacacacaccgaaaaagtgctcggtaacacacgcccgtagacgatttatcgacacttccagtctacagctcaaccggtcgactaaagttggctgtgacctccatacaatccggcatacagcagtccgactctgtatccgtctccaaacaaaaacaatcctagctaagaatttacattaagtgaaacaatcaatgttgaatcctctaacccctagttccggtttatgcaaagaacctaaaactaaacaagcaatgatagactcgatttcacacagacggaacacattagaaataaattatacttattcgaggtcctaagccgaataagaggagttcgggaatagaccctcaccttagcaataagaagtggtatctatgaactccagctgctcaaatggactccaaatctgaaatcagatcgaaatttcgagtcagaacgcctttcgaacggttttaAAACGGatatttacggaaaagtcaacccgctggtcaaagattaattatttaattaattaattaattaattaattaatccggtttttcctaaccgatttccaattgattttaaccgaccggtttaacctaaccgaattgaaatcaatttaaaccggctaaccgatcggttaaccgagtcaaccgagttgactcactgagttgactcggccgagttgaccgagtcgccggcgagtcaccggtgtcggtcaccggcggcgacggcggataTTCCGGCGGCAGGGGACGGTGGTCCGGCGGTGGCAGAGGCGAAACTTCCGGAGGCGCGTGCGGCTTCGTCCGGACTCCGATTGAGGCGTTTTTGGTGGCTATGGATTCGTCTCGACAAGAGGAACACGATGGT
Protein-coding regions in this window:
- the LOC125585517 gene encoding probable polygalacturonase At2g43860 → MEKFQCTIMFAYLLMSTTIFSSLPIQSHATKHFNVLSFGAKPNGIVDSAAAFAKAWDAACSSTEAAVIYVSKGRYLVSPVRFSGESCKSLDIVFRIDGTLVGSGDYNFLGREETWFSFERVTGVSVIGGSFDAKGPSLWACKASSNNSCPAGATV